From Limnothrix sp. FACHB-406, the proteins below share one genomic window:
- a CDS encoding septum formation initiator family protein, whose protein sequence is MDSNVSPKSLVSSGPSGSQGTIPVAVYRQLASELQATRAMLEAVQKHNAQLTQQRDRLRSDLDALAEAVATLRANATPQDAPRPLDPNPLSVAPSAPIAPPPPMAARPPQPALAPNAPIAGDPFQQAAVSDWNALPDLEPMAEFYGAANEPQSTRLGGLGNFGRSTPNGGSGESSSGIWPILAIALIAMTAFGISFALVRPIMDSKQKPFQPAQPQIQPNPSPNAAPANPR, encoded by the coding sequence ATGGATAGCAACGTTTCGCCGAAGTCCCTTGTGTCATCCGGGCCAAGCGGTTCCCAAGGCACAATTCCCGTGGCGGTTTATCGCCAATTGGCTTCGGAGCTGCAAGCTACCCGCGCCATGTTGGAAGCGGTGCAAAAGCACAATGCCCAACTGACCCAACAGCGCGATCGCCTGCGATCGGACTTGGATGCCTTGGCGGAAGCCGTGGCCACCCTGCGGGCCAACGCCACGCCCCAGGATGCCCCGCGCCCCTTAGATCCCAATCCCTTGAGTGTTGCGCCCAGCGCCCCGATCGCCCCGCCACCGCCGATGGCCGCCAGGCCGCCCCAGCCCGCCTTGGCCCCCAACGCCCCGATCGCGGGAGATCCGTTCCAGCAAGCAGCCGTGAGCGATTGGAACGCCTTGCCAGACTTGGAACCCATGGCAGAGTTCTATGGAGCCGCCAACGAACCGCAATCGACCCGGCTGGGAGGCTTGGGCAACTTTGGGCGATCGACCCCCAACGGCGGCTCCGGCGAGTCCAGCTCTGGCATTTGGCCCATTTTAGCGATCGCCCTGATTGCCATGACGGCCTTTGGCATTAGCTTTGCCCTGGTGCGGCCGATCATGGACAGCAAGCAAAAACCCTTCCAGCCAGCCCAACCCCAAATTCAGCCCAACCCCAGCCCCAACGCAGCGCCCGCCAACCCTCGCTAG
- the queF gene encoding preQ(1) synthase, whose protein sequence is MSQATADTAHEPVKYGERQIEEGQLITFPNPRPGRIYHVQISLPEFTCKCPFSGYPDFAKISIDYVPDQKVVELKAIKLYINSYRDRYISHEESINQILDDFVAAADPLEATIVGDFNPRGNVHTVVEVRHQKPAQA, encoded by the coding sequence ATGAGCCAAGCCACCGCTGACACCGCCCACGAACCCGTGAAATACGGTGAGCGCCAAATCGAAGAAGGGCAATTGATCACCTTCCCCAATCCGCGGCCGGGTCGGATCTATCATGTGCAAATTAGCTTGCCGGAATTTACTTGCAAATGCCCCTTTTCCGGCTATCCCGACTTTGCCAAAATTTCGATCGACTATGTGCCCGATCAAAAAGTTGTGGAACTGAAGGCGATCAAGCTCTATATCAACAGCTACCGCGATCGCTACATTTCCCACGAGGAATCCATTAACCAAATTTTGGACGACTTTGTGGCAGCCGCTGATCCGTTGGAAGCGACGATCGTTGGTGATTTTAACCCCCGTGGCAATGTCCACACCGTGGTGGAAGTGCGCCACCAAAAACCCGCCCAAGCCTAG
- a CDS encoding peptide chain release factor 1, whose translation MSQPWRQITQQPWGSMAGAAALSLALAMAIDQGVIVLAEAWPPLAAGLMGLGSWSIFLILAIGLGVGALAVHCAERLFPQVRLNGGSLWTLVACVGGELGLLSLLPLPVLLISFSELMVMAILVGVFWRGRAHWR comes from the coding sequence GTGAGCCAACCTTGGCGACAAATTACCCAACAACCCTGGGGATCCATGGCCGGTGCGGCGGCCCTCAGCCTCGCCCTGGCCATGGCGATCGACCAAGGCGTAATTGTCCTGGCCGAAGCCTGGCCGCCCCTCGCGGCGGGGCTGATGGGGTTGGGATCCTGGTCTATTTTTTTAATCCTGGCGATCGGGCTGGGTGTGGGAGCCTTGGCGGTGCATTGTGCCGAGCGGCTGTTTCCGCAAGTGCGACTCAATGGGGGCAGCCTGTGGACCCTGGTGGCTTGTGTGGGGGGCGAGCTGGGTCTTTTGAGTTTGTTGCCGTTGCCGGTGTTGCTGATTTCCTTCAGCGAGCTGATGGTGATGGCGATTTTGGTCGGTGTGTTTTGGCGGGGCCGGGCCCACTGGCGTTGA